GGCCGCCGATGCTACCGCCGGACCGCGCCGGAGCGAACCGCCATGACATCCGTGAGATCCGGTTGACGTACCCAGCTCCTCTCCTAGCATGCAGTGACATGCGGCGATTCGGCTGTCCGGCGCACCGTCCGAAGCGTCCGTCCGCGCGCACGGCCGTTCGAGCGCGATCCACGGCCGCGAGGCCCCTCGATCCGGCGCGGTCGCGATGAGCCCGCCCGTCCGCGAGGGGCGGCGTCGCCTCGCCGTCATCCTGTGGGGTGTCCTCGGTGTCGTGGCCGTGCTGGTCGAGGCCCTCTGTCGTCTCGGCGCGACGGCGGCGCGCATCCTGACGGTGCATGCGCTCACGACGGGACAGCTCGTCCTGCTCGCGGCCTGGACGGTCACGATCGCCTACTTCGAGGGGTACCGCGGCTTTCAGCAGCGCTTCTCGCCGCGGGTCGTCGCGCGCGCGCTCCACCTCGCCGAGCACGGGCGGCCCCTCCACGTGGCGCTTGCGCCGCTCTACTGCATGGCGCTCCTCCACGCGACGCGCCGCCGGCTGATCGCGACGTGGGCGCTCGTCGCAGGCATCGTGGCGCTCATCCTGCTCGTGCGGCAGATGCCCCCGCCCTACCGCGCGATCGTCGACGCAGGCGTCGCCTTCGCGCTCGCCTGGGGGGCCGTATCCATCCTCGTTTGCCTCGCGCGAGGGCTCGCGGGCCGCCCGCTGGGAATCTCGGCGGACGTGCCCGAGGAGCCGCGCCGCGCTGCCATCGACGCCGAGCATCTCGCCCGCCAGGCCGCGCGGGCAGGCGGCCCCTGCGATCCGTGACCTCCGCGCGCGAGCGGGGTGACCGCGCGCGCCTTCATCAGCCTGCCGCCGGGCTCGCGGACCGCTGCAGCGCCTCGGCCAGAAGCGACCGATAGAGCGGCGAGCTCTCGCGGAGGGATTCGTGCGTGCCCACCGCCGCGACCCGACCGCCGTCGAGCAACACGTTGAACGTCGACCTGAGGAGGTGCGGCGCGTGGGTCACGACGATGGCCGTGCGCCCGGCGGCGACCTCGCACGCCGTGCGGAGGACCGCCTCGGCGGTGGCGCCCGGCAGGCCCGCCTCCGGCTCGTCCAGCACGAAGACCCGCGGCTCGCGCAGCAGCACCCGCGCGAGCAGCAGCCGCCGCGCCTCACCGCCCGACAGGCTCGGCGGTGAGGCGCGCACCTCCGTCGCGAGGCCGCGCGCGAGCCGCGCCTCGCCCTCCGCCGGCGGCGCGCCTGCGAGCTCGTCGAGCTCCACGCGGCGGAGCGCCTCGCGCATGCGCTCCTCCGTGGGCGCGGGATCGAGGCCGAGCGCCAGGTTGTCCGCGATGCTCCGCTCGAACAGCCGCGTCGATTGCCCCACCACGCCGAACAGCCGCGGGAGCTCCTCGGGCGGGATCTGCCGCAGATCCACGCCGCCCACGGCGATCGCGCCCGACGACGGATCGTCGAGGCGCAGGAGCAGGCGCAGGAGCATCGACTTGCCGCTGCCGGAGCGACCGCAGACGCCGACCACCGCTCCGGCGGGGATCGAGAGCGACACGCCGTCGAGGACGGGGCGGCTCGCGCCCGGCGGCGTGAACGTGACCCCCTCGAAGGCGATCGACAGGGGGCGCCTCGCCTCGCCGTCGAGGTGCATCGCGAGGCCGCCGGAGGGACGGGGCGGGTGCTCGGGCAGGCGCAGCAGCGCGAGCGTCGCGCGCAGCAGGGGGGCGCGCTCGATGAAGCCGGCGCGGAGGGCGTCGAGCGCCTCTAGGCGCGCCATCAACAGCGGCACCACGAGCAGGAGCTCTCCGACCTCCCCCGCGCCGGCGCCCCCGCGGGAGGCCGCGAGCGCAGCGACGATGACGAGCGGCGAGAGCGCCGCGAGCGTGCCCTTGATCTGGCCGGAGACGGCGAGCGCCTGGCCGAAGCGGCGGCGCGCGTCCGCGACCCGGCGCGCGGCCACGGCGAGCTCTCCCTCGGCCTGGGCGCGCGCGCCGAGCAGGCGAAGGTCCTCCGCTCCCGCCAGCGCCTCGCCTACCGCGCCGAAGACGGCCGTGTCGGCGTGCTGCATCTCCCGCATCGCCCGCGCCACGCGGCCCGAGGCCCGGTCCGCCGCGAGGCGCGAGGCCGCGAACAGCGCGGCGCCGCCCGCGAGGACGAGCGCCATGCCGCTCGAGACCAGCGACCCGGCGAGGACCGCGAGCGTCGCGAGCGCCTGGGGCAAGCCGGTCGCGACGGCGATCGCGAAATCGGCGACGAGGCCGGCGTCCCGCGCGATCGCGAGCCGCACGACCTCCGCGCCCCGGACGGGCGGCGCGGGCCCGGCGCTCGGCGGCCGCGGCGCGGGCCCCGCCGCCTGCGCCGCGATGAGCGCGCGCCCGGCGGCGTCCACGTCGCGGGGCGAAGCGAACAACGCTGCCCGGAAGAGCGCGACGCGGAGCGCGGCGGTGAGGTCGCCGCCGAGCTCCGAGCTCTTCCGGCCCGAGAGCACCGCCAGGGAGGCGGACACGAGCGTGGCGCCGAGCGCGGCGAGGACCGCGGCCGCCGGCGGTGCGCCGGCGAGCAGCCGGGCGAGGGCGCCGCCGATGCCGCCCGAGGGCGGCGCCTCGCGCCCGGCGACGGCGCCGAGGGCCACGCCGGCGATCGCCGGGAGCAGGCCGGACAGCGCGCCCGCGAGCGACGACCACGCCACGACGAGGGCGAGGCGCGCGGCGGCGCTGGACGAGGCACCGCGCAGGCCTCCCGATGACGACGACATGGGCGGTGCGCCCCCCTCGCGCAGCGAGCGAAGACCGATCCGCAGGATCGCGAGGAGCGCGCGCATCGACGTGCGATGCCACGGTACACTGCCGATGCCGTTGCGCGCGACGCGCATTCGATCGACCCTCTCCTCGTGCGTACCGCGGTCGTGGTCCTGCTTCCGCTGCTCGCGGCCTGCGAGCGCCCGCCGCCCGCGCCGCCGGCGGGGACCGACGCGGGGGCGCTCACCCCCTGGACGCGCGGCGTCGCTGCGTCGCTGGACGACCGCGGCGCCCGCCTCCGGACGGACAGCGCGCCGGCGGTGGGCTCCGTCGAGCCAGACGCGCTCGAGGAGATCCTCGCCGCAGCGCGGGAGGCCGCCCCCAGGCCGGCCGATGGCGTGAGCGTCGAGAAGATCGGCACCAGCACAGGCCTTCCAGCGCCCTCCGCGCTCCCGCCGGAGCCGGCGCCCGCCCCCGCCCCTGCCCCCCGGTCGCGCGTCGAGATCGGCGCGCCCATGGTGCAGGCCAACATGTCGAGCCCGGCGATCGAGAAGGCGGCGCGGGCGCAGCTCTACTGGGACCTCGTGCAGCGCTGCCGCGGCC
The DNA window shown above is from Sorangium aterium and carries:
- a CDS encoding ABC transporter ATP-binding protein, translated to MRVARNGIGSVPWHRTSMRALLAILRIGLRSLREGGAPPMSSSSGGLRGASSSAAARLALVVAWSSLAGALSGLLPAIAGVALGAVAGREAPPSGGIGGALARLLAGAPPAAAVLAALGATLVSASLAVLSGRKSSELGGDLTAALRVALFRAALFASPRDVDAAGRALIAAQAAGPAPRPPSAGPAPPVRGAEVVRLAIARDAGLVADFAIAVATGLPQALATLAVLAGSLVSSGMALVLAGGAALFAASRLAADRASGRVARAMREMQHADTAVFGAVGEALAGAEDLRLLGARAQAEGELAVAARRVADARRRFGQALAVSGQIKGTLAALSPLVIVAALAASRGGAGAGEVGELLLVVPLLMARLEALDALRAGFIERAPLLRATLALLRLPEHPPRPSGGLAMHLDGEARRPLSIAFEGVTFTPPGASRPVLDGVSLSIPAGAVVGVCGRSGSGKSMLLRLLLRLDDPSSGAIAVGGVDLRQIPPEELPRLFGVVGQSTRLFERSIADNLALGLDPAPTEERMREALRRVELDELAGAPPAEGEARLARGLATEVRASPPSLSGGEARRLLLARVLLREPRVFVLDEPEAGLPGATAEAVLRTACEVAAGRTAIVVTHAPHLLRSTFNVLLDGGRVAAVGTHESLRESSPLYRSLLAEALQRSASPAAG